ATGCGGGCTTACGCCGAGACGCTCCGGGCTCGGACCGACGAGGGGACCTACGCGGCCTCGACGGCTCGCACCTACTACGCGGTCGTCCGGGCCTTCCTCTCGTGGTGCGTTCGGAGCGGGCTCCGCGACACGAACCCCGCCGCAGTCGAGGACGTCGCGGCCGCGCTGCCGCCGACCGTCGACGGCGACGCCGACGCCGAACCGGGCTGGACCGCCGACCGACGGCACGTCCTCGAGCGCCACGTCCGCGAGCGCGCGATCGCCGCGACGAGCGAGGACCGCGACCGCGAAACCCGTCGCGACCGCCTGCGGGAGTACGCCCTGGTCGCGCTCTTTCTCTACTCGGACGTGCGGGGTAGCGAGCTGTTCCGGGTCCCTAGGGACGACCGACGAACGGGTGCGGTCTGGGACGACGTCGACTTCTACACCGGAACGATCCGCGTCCTCGGTCGCTCCCAGCGACTCGAGGAGGTGCTGCTGTCGGCTGCGGTTCGGACCCCGCTGCGGCGGTACCGGGTCGCGCTCGATCCGCCGTCGAACGACTGGCCGCTGTTCCCGACGCGTCACGCCCCCTCGATCGCCCGTCGAGTCCGGGAGGTGCTCCGGGCACGGGGCCACGATGCGGAGGCGATCGACACCCTGCTCGCGGACGCGACGGCGACGGAACTGGCTCGCGAGCGATCGATCGCCCCGCCGGCGATCACCACCGAGGGGGCCCGATCGGTGCTCAAACGGCTGTGTCGAGAAGCGGGGCTCGAGGTCGATGGCGACTCCCCGACGCCGCGGGGCGTCAGGGACGACAGCCGGGGCGACGGCCGATACCGCCGCGAGGCGACGTCCGCGAGTCCGGCGCTGCGGGCCTCGGTCATGGAGCGGTCGATCGTGGTGTCGGCGTCTCGGGAAGGGCCCGGATCGATCGTCGACGTCCCAGCTCGGGTCGTCCGCAGCGAGGAACGTGACGCGGGCGGCGAACCCGAAGCCGACCCGGAGCCGTAACGCGTCGCTGTTCTCGAGTCGACGCCCGTCGCCGCCACACCGCTTTCCTCGAACGGCGAGCGCTCGAGCCCACACTCTTCACAGCCGGGCGGTGGTCGGTGAGCGCGCTACGCCCCGTTCTCAAGGACGATGAGTAGGGCAGGCTCGTTCACCGGAGAAAAAACGGCCGAGAACGGAGCCGCAGTCCGCCGTGGCTAGGCGACCAGTCGATCGACGGACGTGCTGATCGCGTCCTGGATCTCCGCGGAGGCGAACCCGAGGGTCAGGCCGAGCGCGGCTCCGATGACGATGGCGATCAGCATCCCTTTCGTGATCGCGGCCGGATCCACGTCTTTCCCATCGAAGGGATGGAAGTAGATCCGGTTGATGAAGGGCAGGATGTACCCCGCCGATAGCAGCGTGCTGCC
This genomic window from Natronococcus occultus SP4 contains:
- a CDS encoding tyrosine-type recombinase/integrase; this encodes MTDIAIADAVDGYLERKALGDPDGSGAGTYAANAESVLRRWVDWLDAEHDLRSLSALETDQMRAYAETLRARTDEGTYAASTARTYYAVVRAFLSWCVRSGLRDTNPAAVEDVAAALPPTVDGDADAEPGWTADRRHVLERHVRERAIAATSEDRDRETRRDRLREYALVALFLYSDVRGSELFRVPRDDRRTGAVWDDVDFYTGTIRVLGRSQRLEEVLLSAAVRTPLRRYRVALDPPSNDWPLFPTRHAPSIARRVREVLRARGHDAEAIDTLLADATATELARERSIAPPAITTEGARSVLKRLCREAGLEVDGDSPTPRGVRDDSRGDGRYRREATSASPALRASVMERSIVVSASREGPGSIVDVPARVVRSEERDAGGEPEADPEP